The following DNA comes from Musa acuminata AAA Group cultivar baxijiao chromosome BXJ1-4, Cavendish_Baxijiao_AAA, whole genome shotgun sequence.
TCCTGTTGTACATGCCATGGATGCTCTGTTACCACATGGCTGTCCTTGTTATTTCATTATTATTCTTGAATTTCTTATGTTTGCTTGCACACTAAAAAGATCACCCTTTTAGATCTAAATCAGATTGTCTGCGTGAGGTCTTCTATTCATGTATTTTACCCGGTGGAGTGTTAGAAGTTACCATATGTGATATGATATGatcagcatttttttttttctgatttctatcaaagaatagggatttgatatctcttgatttatcattttatgagATTGATTAGATTCTTTTTTTATCCTTTTATGATCTGTCCAGAATTACAGTCAAAGTTcaatttcttctttctcttttctttctaacaAGGGGATTGAAATGATCTCTGGGTTTTCTGTGCCTGGGCAATCAAATTAAGATGATCCATCAATTCATATGAAGATTGACATGGCACCGAAAACTGTCTGTTGCTTTGTATGGTTGTCCTCTCTTTGATGAACTATGCTAAATGGGCTGTTGGCTTCTATTTCTAATCGAGTTTTCCTTGTTGGTTAGTCCGATCATTATTAAGTTTGAAGTCATTTGAAGATTGATACATTTTAGCCTCTTCTTCCAGTAGCTTAAACtcaaactcaaacttgaagagagCTGTGCTTATACAACTAAAAAGGTCTCTGTGCTTACACTTCTGAACTTCCATAATGTAAATTAATCAGATTGATGTAAACATCAAATTACAGGCagtatatatattacataaacCAGCAAGAGACGAAAAAAAGGACCATAATCTACATCTCTCTCTAAAAGTACAGGAAGAATATCCTTCTTTACATTCCTTTTGGGATTTCAGAATCCCAAGCGGAACGAAAAAAtatagagacagagagagagagagtgaagaaAAAAAACTAAGATTTGTTTACAGTAATCTCCATAAAATAGTAGAAAAGGAAAAAGCAATTGGTAGCTCACTCGAAGCTTTGTGCACCAAAGCTGCGTGTGCCGCAGTGTCAGCATCTCCTCCTGTGGTTGGGTAGAGTGAGGGAGACGGTGGGCCTCGGAATGCCCATGTACTGAAGCCGAGGCGAAAGCCTCACCTTGGGGCTGGGTCGAGGAGATGGCACAGGGGCTCTGTGGCCGCTGGGCGACGCAGCAACCCTCGGCGAGAGGTTCACCTGCTCCAGTGCCTTCGATTGGAGGTCAGTCGGGTAATCCCGGACGCACCCAATTCGAGCCCCCGCAGCACTCGTCCACTTGCATGGCAAGCGTTCCCCGAGCTCCGACGCCTTCTCCCCGCCCATCGTTTCCTCCGTACCGCTGCTTTCTTGCTCGCTGGATTCCTGCAAAGCTTCCGCAACCGCCGCTGCATCCCGAGCCGCAGTGGAATCCACTGCCATCTCATCGGCACGTCTCTTGAATGACGGATGCTCATCGTCGTCGTCAATGGAACATCTCTGCGAATCAAACACATCGTACGTGTTACAGACGGCAACAGTCTTTGCATGCATGGAGGAGGAAGATACCATATGTTCTGTTCTTTTCGGTCATTAAGTCCGTAAAACATTCTTTATAGTGTTGCAAAGTCTGTAAGAGAGTTTTCAGAGAACAGAAACAATTCAACCAAGAGTgagaatttatcatatatttaccTTGACATTACTGAGGTCTACGTTGTTGCGCCGAAGGAAGACGATAAATTCCTTGAAGTTTTCTTCTGTTGGGAGGTAATGACCACTGTATGGCCATATGGCCTGAAGAACACCAGAACAGGGGGAAACAAGATTTAATTAGAATGTGTTCCTCCACCAATTAACGTCATCTACTATGTAGATTCTGGTGTCGATAGCTTCTCTTCCCCATTAGAGAACGTGCCTACCTTTAGCACCCCTTCTACTGCCACCAATCTTCCTGCGGATGTCGTTGCTCCCCCAGATAAGAAACTCGAGTGCTGgaacttccccttcttcttctgccCATAGTAGGACATAAGATGATATCAGACACATCGAGAATACATACATGTAGATGCTCCAAATGCTGGTTTATGGTGCCTGACATTTACCTGACCCACATATAACACTCTTGATGTGCTGAGAACAAATATCCACTTGGAACCTTCGGCGGTGGCCACAGGCATTTTACTTTGTTTGTAGACAAGCCTTCCATCCTCCACGATGACTTCATATGTTTCCCTCTCTTTCTGCATACAGAACACTTGTTGTTGTTAGTCATCATCGTGAACTCATGCATTGCATATAGCAACTTGAGGAGAAGAATGAGTTGAAGGCGGTGCATACAGGTCCGAGGTATTCGATGCACTGGTTTTGAAGTTTGTTTCTTGAGCACTTGTCAAGATTTATTTCCCTTCCATCACCAACATCCAGCCTTCAATATGAGTAAAAGAAAGAAAGCGAAGGATGTTAGCACTGAGAGTTCAATCAACAGAAGGCAATAATCTCCTAGTAGAAGCATGTATGCATTCCATGCTCACCAGTAAAAGAATGGCTGGTTGCTCTCGCTCTTGAACCAG
Coding sequences within:
- the LOC135672384 gene encoding IQ domain-containing protein IQM1-like, with the protein product MGLSLSLLTWARIECMGSKIIGLAETKDALLGSISFGERDINVNLRSLGFRRSDSWKRMASDVPNGTAMEKSSSFKSSEPEVIQHDAGFSRCLPEFSSPRASSELDAAATKLQKMYRSYRTRRNLADCAVVVEELWWKALDFASLEHSSVSFFKVEKPETAASRWARARTRAAKVGKGLSKDEKAQKLALQHWLEAIDPRHRYGHNLHFYYDIWFKSESNQPFFYWLDVGDGREINLDKCSRNKLQNQCIEYLGPKERETYEVIVEDGRLVYKQSKMPVATAEGSKWIFVLSTSRVLYVGQKKKGKFQHSSFLSGGATTSAGRLVAVEGVLKAIWPYSGHYLPTEENFKEFIVFLRRNNVDLSNVKRCSIDDDDEHPSFKRRADEMAVDSTAARDAAAVAEALQESSEQESSGTEETMGGEKASELGERLPCKWTSAAGARIGCVRDYPTDLQSKALEQVNLSPRVAASPSGHRAPVPSPRPSPKVRLSPRLQYMGIPRPTVSLTLPNHRRRC